One window of the Leishmania infantum JPCM5 genome chromosome 28 genome contains the following:
- a CDS encoding putative U5 snRNP-specific 40 kDa protein, with product MALTVTSSSAPSGGAEAVYWNLLGHSEDVLCAAAHGRVCATGDVEGAVLLWRFAGAVPEHVCCMNTGGPAVVDVAWSGATALLAAQGDGCATVWDVEKGARLRTISRFAVKGRCAWPVVNCVAATARGSFVFGGDDGYLVTADKRSDKVVVGAHIAVPLTSAATTGFSLFVGDVCGTLHWFDIRAGSREMERIVCGSAGITSIITDPLQDRVITYSMSGTVQVIDTQPFALSSSDRLLGATELGVNERQALLRGAWVPHSDAVVMPNGKGNVVSVSAKDVVGGATRTVHAGSTGSAMNVSVCVDDEYIVCSGDGGEVAAYKW from the coding sequence ATGGCGCTCACTGTGACTTCGTCATCTGCTCCGTCAGGCGGGGCGGAGGCTGTTTACTGGAATCTGCTCGGCCACTCCGAGGACGTCttgtgtgccgccgcgcatggccgcgtgtgcgccaccggcgacgtTGAAGGGGCAGTGTTGCTGTGGCGCTTTGCTGGGGCAGTGCCAGAGCACGTCTGCTGCATGAACACGGGAGGACCTGCAGTAGTAGACGTGGCGTGGAGTGGCGCCAcagcgctgctggctgcTCAAGGGGACGGGTGCGCCACCGTCTGGGATGTCGAGAAGGGTGCACGGCTTCGCACCATCTCTAGGTTCGCCGTCAAGGGCCGATGTGCGTGGCCGGTGGTAAActgcgtggcggcgacggcacgcgGCTCGTTTGTGTttggcggcgatgacggctACCTTGTCACAGCGGACAAGCGAAGCGACAAGGTCGTGGTGGGTGCACACATCGCCGTTCCCCTCACAAGCGCCGCGACTACCGGCTTCTCTCTGTTTGTCGGAGACGTGTGCGGGACGCTTCACTGGTTCGACATCCGGGCGGGGTCAAGGGAGATGGAGCGCATTGTCTGTGGCTCTGCCGGGATCACCAGTATCATAACAGACCCTCTGCAAGATCGGGTGATAACGTACTCGATGAGTGGGACGGTACAGGTAATTGATACGCAGCCCTTTGCGTTGTCATCGTCGGATCGCCTGTTGGGTGCGACAGAGCTGGGCGTGAATGAGCGCCAGGCCCTGTTGCGTGGGGCATGGGTGCCGCATTCCGACGCTGTAGTAATGCCAAACGGCAAGGGCAATGTCGTATCCGTCTCCGCGAAGGACGTTGTGGGAGGGGCTACGCGCACAGTGCACGCAGGCAGCACTGGGTCGGCGATGAACGTAAGTGTCTGCGTTGACGATGAGTACATAgtctgcagcggcgatggtggcgaggtggcggcgtaCAAGTGGTAG